One part of the Microbacterium aurugineum genome encodes these proteins:
- a CDS encoding ABC transporter permease, which translates to MNWIVDNVGLILELTAIHLQQSAIAIVLGFVLSVPLGWVAWRYQLVKGPVIVLTGLLYTIPSLALLILLPSVAGYPARSPINLIIGLTIYAVAILVRAVSDGLDSVDPAIRQSATAMGYGGFRRFWTVDFPLAGPVVLAGLRVAAVSTISLATVGILVGVTNLGYLFENGLQRRILAEVFAGVIAVVVIALVIDLLLLLLGRALMPWTRAAKTPSAARQAATLRTAA; encoded by the coding sequence GTGAACTGGATCGTCGACAACGTCGGTCTCATCCTCGAGCTGACCGCCATCCACCTGCAGCAGAGCGCGATCGCGATCGTGCTCGGCTTCGTGCTGTCGGTGCCGCTCGGGTGGGTCGCCTGGCGCTATCAGCTGGTCAAAGGGCCGGTCATCGTCCTCACCGGTCTGCTCTACACGATCCCGTCGCTCGCACTGCTGATCCTCCTGCCGTCCGTCGCCGGGTATCCCGCCCGCAGCCCGATCAACCTCATCATCGGTCTGACCATCTACGCGGTCGCGATCCTGGTGCGTGCGGTCTCGGACGGCCTCGACTCGGTCGATCCGGCCATCCGGCAATCGGCCACGGCGATGGGCTACGGCGGGTTCCGCCGGTTCTGGACCGTCGACTTCCCGCTCGCCGGACCCGTCGTGCTCGCCGGGCTGCGTGTGGCGGCTGTCAGCACGATCTCCCTCGCCACCGTCGGCATCCTGGTGGGTGTGACGAACCTCGGCTACCTCTTCGAGAACGGTCTGCAGCGCCGCATCCTCGCGGAGGTGTTCGCGGGCGTCATCGCGGTCGTGGTGATCGCGCTGGTGATCGACCTGTTGCTCCTGCTCCTCGGCCGCGCGCTGATGCCGTGGACGCGCGCCGCCAAGACACCGTCAGCCGCACGACAGGCGGCCACGCTGAGGACCGCCGCATGA
- a CDS encoding AI-2E family transporter — protein MSNEESPAPTPLDDTAPARKAPRTDAAAASADSPTAEPAATGAARPVVIEPMTPSRSFWTRIDRPFVFGFLVTLGGLGALVIGLALTSLSTVLIYIALALFGALGLDPAVRFLERRGLSRSISVVITILALILVFAVVLWMIIPIVVEQIASFVRSVPGMIQDFTRSDIYATLDAQFGDQFQDLVAEVQKFLTDFGNLATIGGGALAVGASIATGISGAIVVLVLTLYFLATLPAMKQGLLRLAPARDRARASDITEQITDSVGGYVMGMVVLAFCNAILALTLYSILGLPFPPLMAAIAFCVTLIPLVGSVLFWIIGTGLALFTNPIAALIFAAIYLIYMQIEAYVLTPRVMNRAVAVPGSLVVIGALAGGTLLGLLGALVAVPVTASILIIIKQVLVPKQDARI, from the coding sequence ATGAGCAACGAAGAGTCGCCGGCGCCCACCCCCCTCGATGACACCGCGCCCGCCCGGAAAGCACCGCGCACCGACGCCGCAGCCGCGAGCGCCGACTCTCCCACCGCAGAGCCCGCCGCGACCGGCGCAGCGCGCCCCGTGGTCATCGAGCCGATGACGCCGAGTCGCTCGTTCTGGACGCGCATCGACCGTCCGTTCGTCTTCGGCTTCCTCGTGACGCTCGGCGGACTCGGCGCGCTGGTGATCGGCCTCGCCCTGACGAGCCTGTCCACCGTGCTCATCTACATCGCACTCGCCCTCTTCGGCGCGCTCGGACTCGACCCGGCCGTCCGGTTCCTCGAGCGTCGCGGCCTCTCCCGCTCGATCTCCGTCGTCATCACGATCCTCGCGCTCATCCTCGTGTTTGCCGTCGTGCTGTGGATGATCATCCCGATCGTCGTCGAGCAGATCGCGAGCTTCGTCCGTTCCGTCCCCGGGATGATCCAGGACTTCACCCGCAGCGACATCTACGCCACGCTCGACGCGCAGTTCGGCGATCAGTTCCAGGATCTGGTCGCCGAGGTCCAGAAGTTCCTGACCGACTTCGGCAACCTCGCGACGATCGGCGGCGGTGCTCTCGCGGTCGGCGCGTCGATCGCGACCGGCATCTCGGGCGCCATCGTCGTGCTCGTGCTCACGCTCTACTTCCTCGCGACCCTGCCCGCCATGAAGCAGGGTCTGCTGCGTCTGGCGCCGGCCCGTGACCGCGCTCGTGCGAGCGACATCACCGAACAGATCACGGACTCGGTGGGCGGATACGTGATGGGGATGGTCGTGCTGGCCTTCTGCAACGCGATCCTCGCCCTGACCCTCTACTCCATCCTGGGCCTGCCCTTCCCGCCACTGATGGCGGCGATCGCCTTCTGTGTCACCCTGATCCCGCTGGTCGGATCGGTGCTGTTCTGGATCATCGGCACCGGGCTCGCGCTCTTCACCAACCCGATCGCGGCGCTGATCTTCGCAGCGATCTACCTCATCTACATGCAGATCGAGGCCTACGTGCTGACGCCGCGAGTGATGAACCGGGCGGTCGCGGTCCCGGGGTCGCTGGTCGTGATCGGCGCCCTCGCCGGTGGCACGCTGCTCGGCCTCCTCGGGGCGCTCGTGGCCGTGCCCGTCACCGCTTCGATCCTCATCATCATCAAGCAGGTGCTGGTGCCGAAACAGGATGCCCGCATCTGA
- a CDS encoding DUF427 domain-containing protein, with protein sequence MKAVLAGTVIAEADESDLARIEGNWYFPPASITPGVLVESPTPYTCPWKGAAQYYSVQTDGELHTDYAWSYPTPYPSAFDRVGKDFSGFVAFDPRVEVGP encoded by the coding sequence ATGAAGGCTGTACTCGCAGGAACCGTCATCGCCGAGGCCGACGAGAGCGATCTCGCCCGCATCGAAGGGAACTGGTACTTCCCGCCCGCATCCATCACACCCGGGGTGCTCGTCGAGAGCCCCACGCCCTACACCTGTCCCTGGAAGGGCGCGGCTCAGTACTACTCCGTGCAGACCGACGGCGAGCTGCACACCGACTACGCCTGGTCGTATCCGACTCCTTATCCGTCGGCCTTCGATCGTGTCGGCAAAGACTTCTCCGGATTCGTGGCGTTCGATCCGCGCGTCGAGGTCGGCCCGTAA
- a CDS encoding carbohydrate ABC transporter permease: protein MTVTETALVTTAGSSPAPRIPGRKRRYTEDQVTLPRVILRTVAGFLVLAIFVLPYLIMFFGSVKTKPQIRSVDPTYLPTEWHWENYITMWSTPETPLPYNLISTIIIAVFATLLVLLVALPAAYYTARFKFPGRMVFLFLVIITQMLQPAVLTSGLFRQFTTLGLGDTWAAMIFINAAFNLSFAVWIMHSFFAGIPKEVDEAAQIDGAGRFTVLFKINLPLVWPGIVTAIVFTFVACWNEFAASLVILSTDKNQPLSVALTKFVGQYETSWQYVFGVSIVAILPVVILFMLIEKRLVGGLTAGSVK, encoded by the coding sequence ATGACCGTGACCGAGACCGCCCTCGTGACCACCGCCGGCTCCTCGCCCGCACCGCGCATCCCCGGCCGCAAGCGCCGCTACACCGAAGACCAGGTCACGCTGCCCCGTGTCATCCTCCGCACCGTGGCCGGGTTCCTCGTGCTCGCGATCTTCGTGCTGCCGTACCTGATCATGTTCTTCGGCTCGGTGAAGACGAAGCCGCAGATCCGCTCCGTCGACCCCACGTATCTGCCGACGGAGTGGCACTGGGAGAACTACATCACCATGTGGTCCACCCCCGAGACGCCGCTGCCGTACAACCTGATCTCGACGATCATCATCGCCGTGTTCGCGACGCTGCTCGTCCTGCTGGTCGCCCTGCCTGCCGCGTACTACACCGCCCGGTTCAAGTTCCCCGGCCGCATGGTGTTCCTGTTCCTGGTCATCATCACCCAGATGCTGCAGCCCGCGGTGCTCACCTCGGGCCTGTTCCGGCAGTTCACGACCCTCGGGCTCGGCGACACCTGGGCCGCCATGATCTTCATCAACGCCGCGTTCAACCTGTCGTTCGCGGTGTGGATCATGCACTCCTTCTTCGCCGGCATCCCCAAGGAGGTCGACGAAGCCGCCCAGATCGACGGCGCCGGACGCTTCACCGTGCTCTTCAAGATCAACCTGCCGCTCGTGTGGCCGGGCATCGTCACGGCGATCGTGTTCACGTTCGTCGCCTGCTGGAACGAATTCGCGGCCTCGCTCGTGATCCTCTCGACCGACAAGAACCAGCCGCTCTCCGTCGCGCTCACCAAGTTCGTCGGTCAGTACGAGACCAGCTGGCAGTACGTGTTCGGAGTCTCGATCGTCGCGATCCTGCCCGTGGTCATCCTGTTCATGCTCATCGAGAAGCGCCTCGTCGGCGGCCTCACCGCCGGCAGCGTGAAGTAG
- a CDS encoding dihydrolipoyl dehydrogenase family protein: MNAAQKTDEYDLIVLGGGPVGENVADRAVQGGLTAIIVESELVGGECSYWACMPSKALLRSAQALRAAQHVAGASQAVTGKLDVRAVFERRDSFTSNWSDDGQVKWLDSAGIDLARGHGRLTGEREVTVTDADGATRVLRARHAVAISTGSDAVIPPIDGLRESAPWTSREATSAEELPERLAVIGGGVVAVEMATAYAALGSQVTVIARSGLLGGMEPFAGERVAAGLKELGVDVRTDTGTVSVHRGADGVTVTLDGGEKIIATEVLAATGRSPRSGDIGLDVVGLEPGRWIETDDTLRVPGSDWLYAVGDVNGRVLLTHQGKYQARAAGDVIVARAQGDDVDDSPWGRHVATADQAAVPQVTFSIPEVGSVGLTEAQAVEAGITVKAIDYDLGWIAGASLYEDGFEGQARLVIDTDRDVVIGATFVGPEVAELVHAATVAIVGEVPIARLWHAVPSYPTVSEIWLRLLEGYGRDSA; this comes from the coding sequence ATGAACGCAGCGCAGAAGACCGACGAATACGACCTGATCGTGCTGGGCGGAGGTCCGGTGGGCGAGAACGTCGCCGACCGCGCCGTGCAGGGCGGACTCACCGCGATCATCGTGGAGAGCGAGCTCGTCGGAGGTGAATGCTCCTACTGGGCGTGCATGCCGTCGAAGGCGCTGTTGCGTTCGGCACAGGCGTTGCGGGCAGCGCAGCACGTGGCGGGCGCCTCGCAGGCGGTGACCGGGAAGCTCGATGTGCGGGCGGTCTTCGAACGACGCGACTCCTTCACCAGCAACTGGTCCGATGACGGGCAGGTCAAGTGGCTCGACTCCGCCGGGATCGATCTGGCGCGCGGGCACGGTCGGCTGACGGGTGAGCGGGAGGTGACCGTGACGGATGCCGACGGGGCGACGCGCGTGCTCCGTGCCCGACATGCGGTGGCGATCAGCACCGGATCGGACGCCGTCATCCCGCCCATCGACGGGCTCCGTGAGTCCGCACCCTGGACGAGTCGAGAGGCGACCAGTGCCGAGGAGCTGCCGGAGCGCCTGGCCGTGATCGGCGGAGGCGTGGTCGCGGTCGAGATGGCCACGGCATACGCGGCACTCGGCTCGCAGGTCACCGTCATCGCCCGCAGCGGTCTTCTCGGGGGTATGGAGCCCTTCGCCGGGGAACGGGTCGCAGCCGGTCTCAAGGAGCTCGGCGTCGACGTGCGCACCGACACGGGCACGGTATCCGTGCACCGTGGCGCCGACGGCGTGACCGTGACGCTCGACGGCGGTGAGAAGATCATCGCGACCGAGGTTCTCGCCGCGACGGGTCGTTCGCCGCGCAGCGGAGACATCGGCCTCGACGTCGTGGGCCTGGAGCCCGGCCGCTGGATCGAGACGGACGACACCCTCCGGGTCCCCGGATCCGACTGGCTGTATGCGGTCGGTGATGTGAACGGGCGCGTGCTCCTCACCCACCAGGGCAAGTACCAGGCGAGGGCGGCAGGCGACGTCATCGTCGCGCGTGCCCAGGGCGACGATGTGGATGACAGCCCCTGGGGTCGTCACGTCGCGACCGCCGACCAGGCTGCCGTCCCACAGGTCACGTTCTCGATCCCCGAGGTCGGCTCCGTCGGTCTGACCGAGGCGCAGGCGGTCGAGGCAGGAATCACCGTGAAGGCGATCGACTACGACCTGGGGTGGATCGCGGGGGCGAGCCTCTACGAAGACGGTTTCGAGGGGCAGGCGCGGCTCGTGATCGACACCGATCGCGATGTCGTGATCGGTGCGACCTTCGTCGGCCCCGAGGTGGCGGAACTCGTGCACGCCGCCACCGTGGCGATCGTCGGCGAGGTGCCGATCGCCCGTCTCTGGCATGCGGTGCCGTCGTACCCGACCGTCAGTGAGATCTGGTTGCGACTCCTGGAGGGCTACGGGCGCGATTCCGCCTGA
- a CDS encoding chorismate mutase, with the protein MTAAEDPKAELLRLRATIDNIDAALIFMLAERFRATQQVGQLKAEHEMPASDPNREEQQVARLRALAEEAHLDPEFAEKWFNFVVAEVIRHHTEAAESR; encoded by the coding sequence ATGACCGCCGCCGAGGACCCGAAGGCCGAACTGCTCCGACTTCGCGCCACCATCGACAACATCGACGCCGCACTCATCTTCATGCTGGCCGAACGCTTCCGTGCGACCCAGCAGGTGGGGCAGCTGAAAGCGGAGCACGAGATGCCGGCGTCCGACCCGAATCGGGAGGAGCAGCAGGTCGCCCGTCTGCGCGCTCTCGCAGAGGAGGCGCATCTCGACCCCGAGTTCGCGGAGAAGTGGTTCAACTTCGTGGTGGCGGAGGTCATCCGCCACCACACGGAAGCGGCGGAGAGCCGCTGA
- a CDS encoding ROK family protein, translating to MLSTDEGLDTQASVRRANLRRALQLVFRNPGTQTRAGIARATGLTAATASSLVAELIENRLIVEGEQAASTGGKRATTLSVDASHHLILVLVIQPLHAYIALVALDGTEVDVRRADYTPETRDRALDDAVAAVAAEFGPRVLAAGIQLPGTTDGRSVLESVQLKWEDVPLAERFERVLGAPVLLVNDVDAEAIAEAGMEESPSGYRLFIHLGGGVGAAVTLNGELAPGPRDRAGEIGHVQVVFGEAARICRCGQRGCLESAAALGAMIGDEFTDAMDASEIRALAARADERHLDEGARALARAVKLISALLDPTEVVIGGPATELGPRFLDRVRRETEYPSRGTAQVPVRYADPRVSLAAGAAQAALTSALGVRWNPEQLRAASASSL from the coding sequence ATGCTGAGCACGGATGAGGGCCTCGACACCCAAGCGTCGGTGCGGCGCGCGAACCTCCGGCGCGCGCTGCAACTCGTCTTCCGCAACCCGGGCACCCAGACGCGCGCGGGGATCGCGAGAGCGACGGGTCTGACCGCAGCCACGGCGTCATCCCTCGTCGCCGAGCTCATCGAGAACCGACTGATCGTCGAAGGGGAGCAGGCCGCGAGCACCGGTGGCAAGCGGGCGACCACGCTGAGCGTCGATGCGAGTCACCACCTGATCCTCGTCCTGGTGATCCAACCCCTGCACGCATACATCGCCCTCGTGGCGCTCGACGGTACCGAGGTCGACGTCCGTCGCGCGGACTACACTCCCGAGACCCGTGACCGCGCACTCGACGACGCCGTGGCTGCGGTGGCCGCCGAGTTCGGACCGCGGGTGCTCGCTGCGGGGATCCAGCTCCCCGGCACGACGGACGGGCGCTCGGTGCTCGAGAGCGTGCAGCTCAAGTGGGAGGACGTGCCCCTCGCCGAGAGGTTCGAGCGCGTGCTGGGGGCGCCCGTGCTGCTCGTCAACGACGTCGACGCCGAGGCCATCGCCGAAGCCGGGATGGAGGAATCCCCGTCCGGATACCGGCTCTTCATCCACCTCGGCGGCGGCGTGGGCGCCGCGGTGACCCTGAACGGCGAACTCGCGCCCGGTCCACGGGATCGCGCCGGCGAGATCGGGCACGTGCAAGTCGTCTTCGGTGAGGCGGCGCGTATCTGCCGGTGCGGACAGCGCGGCTGTCTCGAGTCCGCGGCAGCCTTGGGCGCGATGATCGGGGACGAGTTCACCGATGCGATGGACGCATCCGAGATCCGTGCTCTCGCCGCCCGCGCGGACGAACGCCATCTCGACGAGGGGGCCCGCGCGCTCGCGAGGGCCGTCAAGCTCATCAGCGCCCTGCTCGACCCGACCGAGGTCGTGATCGGCGGGCCGGCGACCGAGCTCGGGCCGCGCTTCCTCGACCGGGTCCGCCGCGAGACGGAGTACCCCTCCCGCGGCACGGCGCAGGTCCCGGTCCGCTACGCCGACCCTCGGGTGTCGCTCGCGGCCGGCGCCGCTCAGGCCGCGCTCACGTCGGCGCTCGGCGTGCGCTGGAACCCGGAGCAGCTGCGCGCCGCATCCGCATCGAGCCTCTGA
- a CDS encoding DUF3995 domain-containing protein gives MTPLGRIGQVVATTSLGAIGAIHLLWASGASWPASSRKRLARQVIGSDEMPSAGACLVVGGGMLTGSAIIAGAGGTHTLAKAARVAAALAFLLRGTMDGARVTALLGRPGPHRRFVELDRRIYRPLCLITSAAITLAVRGDRRR, from the coding sequence ATGACTCCTCTCGGACGGATCGGTCAGGTCGTCGCGACCACATCACTCGGCGCCATCGGAGCCATCCATCTGCTGTGGGCCTCCGGCGCGTCCTGGCCGGCGTCGAGCCGGAAGCGGCTGGCGCGACAGGTCATCGGCAGCGATGAGATGCCTTCAGCTGGCGCATGCCTCGTGGTCGGTGGAGGAATGCTCACCGGGAGCGCGATCATCGCCGGCGCAGGGGGAACTCACACGCTCGCCAAAGCCGCACGCGTGGCGGCGGCCCTGGCGTTCCTCCTCCGCGGCACGATGGACGGGGCTCGAGTGACCGCACTTCTCGGGCGGCCGGGTCCCCATCGCCGATTCGTCGAGCTCGATCGGCGCATCTACCGTCCGCTGTGCCTCATCACCAGCGCCGCGATCACCCTCGCGGTGCGGGGAGACCGACGACGCTGA
- a CDS encoding ABC transporter ATP-binding protein has product MIEFRNVTKRFPGGALAVDDFSLVLPSRKTTVFVGSSGCGKTTLLRMINRMVEPTSGDVEIDGESVLEGDPVALRRRIGYVMQNSGLMPHFTVIDNVATVLRLTGVKRAAAHQRARDLLDTVGLDQALAERYPSQLSGGQQQRVGVARGLAADPNILLMDEPFGAVDPIVRADLQQETLRLQSELDKTVVFVTHDIDEAFLLGDQVVILDKGARIVQVGSPSEIIENPADDFVSAFIGADRGRRALHLKQTPRGTVVVDSEGRTQGSIVDVPDAVSDALLSEESVTKGAP; this is encoded by the coding sequence ATGATCGAGTTCCGCAACGTCACCAAACGGTTCCCCGGCGGTGCACTCGCCGTCGATGACTTCAGCCTCGTGCTGCCGTCACGCAAGACCACCGTGTTCGTCGGCTCGTCCGGCTGTGGCAAGACCACCCTGCTCCGCATGATCAACCGCATGGTCGAGCCCACCTCCGGCGACGTCGAGATCGACGGGGAGAGCGTGCTCGAAGGCGACCCGGTGGCTCTGCGCCGACGCATCGGCTACGTCATGCAGAACTCCGGGCTCATGCCGCACTTCACGGTCATCGACAACGTGGCCACGGTGCTTCGGCTGACCGGGGTGAAGCGGGCTGCGGCCCACCAGCGGGCGCGCGACCTGCTCGACACGGTCGGCCTCGACCAGGCGCTGGCCGAGCGCTACCCGAGCCAGCTCTCCGGCGGCCAGCAGCAGCGTGTGGGTGTCGCCCGCGGACTCGCCGCCGATCCGAACATCCTGCTCATGGACGAGCCCTTCGGCGCGGTCGACCCCATCGTGCGGGCCGACCTGCAACAGGAGACCCTGCGCCTGCAGAGCGAGCTCGACAAGACCGTCGTCTTCGTCACGCACGACATCGACGAGGCGTTCCTGCTCGGCGACCAGGTCGTCATCCTCGACAAGGGCGCGCGCATCGTGCAGGTCGGTAGTCCGAGCGAGATCATCGAGAACCCGGCGGACGACTTCGTCTCGGCGTTCATCGGCGCCGATCGCGGTCGCCGCGCCCTGCACCTCAAGCAGACGCCGCGGGGCACCGTGGTGGTTGACTCGGAGGGGCGCACCCAGGGCTCGATCGTCGACGTGCCCGATGCTGTCAGCGACGCGCTCCTGAGCGAGGAGAGCGTGACGAAGGGCGCTCCGTGA
- a CDS encoding ABC transporter substrate-binding protein gives MFTARKSRLALAGGAALAAVLVLGGCASSNPLDAPTDDAGSGGDTIVVGSQAYYSNEIIAEIYSQALKAAGFDVDEQFNIGQRDAYMPDVESGAIDVFPEYTGNLLEYLDDSATATSPEDVYAALQDALPDSLTALEYAEASDQDTYTVLKSFAEENGLTSIGDLSKVTTPVTIGAAPEFEQRPYGPAAAKEVYGVDLAFSATGPTTLESLLAGEIQVADIYSADPAFQTEDIVALEDPENIILASNVVPIVSSDVADEVADVINAISAKLTAEELVGLNVQSTVDQKSASDIAEAWLTDNDLI, from the coding sequence ATGTTCACAGCACGTAAGTCACGACTCGCCCTCGCCGGTGGCGCCGCGCTCGCCGCGGTGCTCGTCCTCGGCGGGTGCGCCAGCAGCAACCCGCTCGACGCTCCGACCGATGACGCGGGCTCCGGCGGCGACACGATCGTCGTCGGCTCCCAGGCCTACTACTCGAACGAGATCATCGCCGAGATCTACTCCCAGGCGCTCAAAGCTGCTGGCTTCGACGTCGACGAGCAGTTCAACATCGGACAGCGCGACGCCTACATGCCCGATGTCGAGTCCGGCGCGATCGACGTGTTCCCGGAGTACACGGGCAACCTGCTCGAGTACCTCGACGACAGCGCGACCGCCACCAGCCCGGAAGACGTCTATGCCGCGCTGCAGGACGCGCTGCCCGACAGCCTGACCGCTCTCGAATACGCCGAGGCCTCGGACCAGGACACCTACACGGTGCTCAAGAGCTTCGCCGAGGAGAACGGCCTCACCTCGATCGGTGACCTCTCGAAGGTGACCACCCCGGTCACGATCGGTGCGGCACCGGAGTTCGAGCAGCGCCCGTACGGGCCCGCGGCCGCCAAGGAGGTCTACGGCGTCGACCTGGCGTTCTCGGCGACCGGCCCGACCACGCTGGAGTCGCTGCTGGCCGGCGAGATCCAGGTCGCAGACATCTACTCGGCCGACCCCGCGTTCCAGACCGAAGACATCGTCGCGCTCGAAGACCCGGAGAACATCATCTTGGCCTCGAACGTCGTGCCGATCGTCTCGAGCGACGTCGCCGACGAGGTCGCCGACGTGATCAACGCCATCAGCGCCAAGCTCACCGCCGAAGAGCTCGTCGGTCTGAACGTGCAGAGCACGGTCGACCAGAAGTCGGCGAGCGACATCGCCGAGGCCTGGCTGACCGACAACGACCTCATCTGA
- a CDS encoding ABC transporter permease, producing MNVFTDAIAWLFSPDRWEGPYSLPILFGQHMYYTLISVLIAAIIAVPIGWLIGHTGRGREIAVAVSGAARAIPSFGLLVLLVLLLGVLRIPEAAIITFVLLAIPSLLAGAYTGLEAIDRRVLDSARAMGMTEWQVFWKVEVRLGLPLLVGGIRAALLQVIATVTIAAYVNLGGLGWPIIQGIPLRKFDQVLGGAILVAILALAVDLIFALLQHAAVPAGVRAPTTTRRSRTAAASPAPATA from the coding sequence ATGAACGTGTTCACCGACGCCATCGCCTGGCTCTTCTCCCCCGACCGGTGGGAGGGGCCGTACTCGCTGCCGATCCTGTTCGGCCAGCACATGTACTACACGCTGATCTCGGTGCTGATCGCTGCCATCATCGCGGTGCCGATCGGATGGCTCATCGGTCACACCGGCCGCGGCCGCGAGATCGCTGTCGCTGTCTCCGGCGCGGCTCGCGCGATCCCGTCCTTCGGACTCCTCGTGCTGCTCGTGCTGCTGCTCGGTGTGCTCCGCATCCCCGAGGCCGCGATCATCACGTTCGTGCTGCTGGCCATCCCCTCGCTCCTCGCTGGCGCCTACACCGGGCTCGAGGCCATCGACCGCCGTGTGCTCGACTCGGCGCGCGCGATGGGGATGACCGAGTGGCAGGTGTTCTGGAAGGTCGAGGTGCGCCTCGGGCTGCCCCTTCTGGTCGGTGGCATCCGCGCAGCCCTCCTGCAGGTGATCGCCACGGTCACGATCGCCGCCTACGTGAACCTCGGTGGTCTCGGCTGGCCGATCATCCAGGGCATCCCCCTGCGCAAGTTCGACCAGGTGCTCGGCGGTGCGATCCTCGTCGCCATCCTCGCGCTGGCGGTCGATCTGATCTTCGCCCTCCTCCAGCATGCCGCCGTCCCCGCCGGGGTGCGAGCGCCGACCACGACCCGCCGGTCGCGTACCGCTGCAGCCTCACCCGCGCCGGCCACCGCCTGA
- a CDS encoding biotin transporter BioY, with protein MTASTRDSSATLGRVAVFAALIIVLGTVVVPLPGGVPITGQTLGVMLAGLVLGPRVAPWSIALVLALAAVGLPVLAGGRGGLGVFVGPTVGYLIGWIAGVVVIGLLMRTGRFTWWRCAVAALVGGVFVVYAFGIPVQALVTGVPLDLTALSSLAFLPGDLIKVTAATLIVVTLRRAYPRAFADSRRGRELATA; from the coding sequence ATGACCGCATCGACCCGTGACTCCAGTGCGACCCTCGGTCGGGTGGCCGTGTTCGCCGCCCTCATCATCGTGCTGGGAACGGTTGTCGTGCCGCTCCCCGGCGGCGTGCCCATCACCGGGCAGACGCTCGGCGTCATGCTCGCGGGTCTTGTGCTCGGTCCGCGCGTCGCGCCCTGGTCGATCGCCCTCGTGCTGGCGCTCGCCGCGGTCGGACTCCCCGTGCTCGCAGGCGGACGCGGGGGCCTGGGTGTCTTCGTCGGACCGACCGTGGGCTACCTGATCGGCTGGATCGCCGGCGTCGTGGTGATCGGGTTGCTCATGCGCACCGGACGGTTCACCTGGTGGCGGTGCGCGGTGGCCGCTCTGGTCGGCGGCGTGTTCGTCGTCTACGCGTTCGGCATCCCGGTCCAGGCACTCGTGACCGGAGTTCCGCTCGACCTGACTGCTCTGTCGAGCCTGGCCTTCCTCCCGGGCGACCTCATCAAGGTGACCGCGGCCACGCTGATCGTCGTCACCCTGCGCCGGGCATATCCCCGCGCTTTCGCCGACTCCCGCCGGGGTCGGGAGCTCGCGACCGCCTGA